One segment of Tenrec ecaudatus isolate mTenEca1 chromosome 1, mTenEca1.hap1, whole genome shotgun sequence DNA contains the following:
- the LAMTOR5 gene encoding ragulator complex protein LAMTOR5 — METTLEQHLEDTMKNPSIVGVLCTDSQGLNLGCRGTLSDEHAGVISVLAQQAAKLTSDPTDIPVVCLESDNGNIMIQKHDGVTVAVHKMAS, encoded by the exons ATGGAGACGACCTTGGAGCAGCACCTGGAGGACAC AATGAAGAATCCATCCATTGTTGGCGTCCTGTGCACAGATTCACAAGGACTGAACCTGGGCT GCCGTGGGACCCTGTCGGATGAGCATGCTGGAGTGATATCAGTGTTAGCTCAGCAAGCAGCTAAGCTAACCTCTGACCCCACCGATATCCCTGTGGTGTGTCTAGAGTCAGACAACGG GAACATTATGATCCAGAAACACGACGGCGTCACGGTGGCAGTGCACAAAATGGCCTCTTGA